The following coding sequences are from one Polyodon spathula isolate WHYD16114869_AA chromosome 7, ASM1765450v1, whole genome shotgun sequence window:
- the LOC121317834 gene encoding uncharacterized protein C11orf24 homolog, which translates to MSSTEGKRRQYKMPVWVLCVLFLLSESPTPSTSQLCSTEKIENMIIDIESALQYGVRGTEPIYSSMEDHCINLCCAKEPIEGQKTCNFVIFDKMKTAGHPNCYMFNCPLSAGACPMKPSEGMNSYKIIQDFPPGAQDSKKNVTSELSEVINVIDTHLNMDKRNQAEQENVKRENIPGSVGGVGPGGDDGPPGSNEPLWREGPLGKEGPGGEDGPLGGVGPGGDDGHLRGVGPGGVDGPLGSNGPLWREGPLGKEGPGGDDGPLGGVGPGGDDGPLRSNGPLGREGPGGDDGSLGEDGPVEGLGLAGDIGAGFRKAATTVSKESVASVKPTSTTSKAKTSKIIILLATTMPNFTKTVTTTIATVIKPSATTRTIITSKPTTTTAKPTTTTAKPTTTTAKPTTTTAKPTTTTAKPTTTTAKPTTTTAKPTTTTAKPTTTTAKPTTTTAKPTTTTAKPTTTTAKTTTTAKPTTTKPTTTTAKPTTTTPKPTTTTAKPVTANPNSTTAKPTTTTAKLTITTPTVTMTTTTTATTTTTKPTTTATNPTTTSTKPTRTTVTTKPTTTTTAAAGHFATIASVNPAPKDSRQPNPAKPNLKAASEQAEILQDGMKSGLIAALVFGVVFMALVVALQSQKVIESFKRRHYSRVDYLVNGMYIDT; encoded by the exons ATGTCAAGTACTGAAGGGAAGAGAAGGCAATACAAGATGCCTGTTTgggtgctctgtgttttgttcctgCTGTCTGAATCCCCCACACCCAGCACCAGCCAGCTCTGCTCCACTGAAAAGATTGAGAACATGATCATTGATATTGAGTCTGCACTTCAGTACGGGGTGAGGGGCACAGAGCCCATTTACTCCTCAATGGAAGACCACTGTATTAATCTCTGCTGTGCTAAGGAACCAATTGAAG gtCAGAAGACATGCAACTTTGTGATATTTGACAAGATGAAGACAGCCGGTCATCCAAACTGCTATATGTTTAACTGTCCTCTGAGTGCTGGAGCCTGTCCAATGAAGCCTTCTGAAGGGATGAACAGCTATAAAATAATACAGG acttTCCACCAGGAGCACAAGATAGTAAGAAGAATGTTACTAGTGAACTCTCTGAGGTGATCAATGTGATAGATACACATCTGAACATGGATAAAAGGAACCAAGCAGAACAAGAAAATGTGAAGAGAGAAAACATACCTGGATCGGTAGGGGGAGTTGGACCAGGTGGGGATGATGGACCACCAGGAAGCAATGAACCACTATGGAGAGAAGGACCACTAGGGAAAGAAGGACCAGGAGGGGAAGATGGACCTTTAGGGGGAGTTGGACCAGGAGGGGATGATGGACATTTAAGGGGAGTTGGACCAGGCGGGGTTGATGGACCACTAGGAAGCAATGGACCACTATGGAGAGAAGGACCACTAGGGAAAGAAGGACCAGGAGGGGACGATGGACCTTTAGGGGGAGTTGGACCAGGAGGGGATGATGGACCACTAAGAAGCAATGGACCACTAGGGAGAGAAGGACCAGGAGGAGATGATGGATCTTTAGGGGAAGATGGACCAGTTGAAGGCCTTGGACTGGCAGGGGACATTGGTGCAGGATTTAGAAAAGCTGCTACTACAGTGTCAAAAGAGTCCGTGGCATCTGTGAAACCAACAAGTACCACGTCTAaagcaaaaacaagcaaaatTATTATACTGCTAGCCACCACCATGCCTAATTTCACTAAAACAGTTACTACTACAATAGCCACTGTGATTAAGCCATCAGCAACAACCAGAACAATTATCACGTCAAAACCAACAACTACCACTGCTAAGCCAACCACTACCACTGCTAAGCCAACCACTACCACTGCTAAGCCAACCACTACCACTGCTAAGCCAACCACTACCACTGCTAAACCAACCACTACCACTGCTAAGCCAACCACTACCACTGCTAAGCCAACCACTACCACTGCTAAGCCAACCACTACCACTGCTAAGCCAACCACTACCACTGCTAAACCAACCACTACCACTGCTAAACCAACCACTACCACTGCTAAAACCACTACCACTGCTAAACCAACTACCACTAAGCCAACCACTACCACTGCTAAACCAACTACTACCACTCCTAAGCCAACCACTACCACTGCTAAACCAGTCACTGCTAACCCTAACTCTACCACTGCTAAACCAACCACTACCACTGCTAAACTAACCATTACCACTCCAACTgtgactatgactactactacgactgctactactactactactaaaccAACAACTACAGCTACTAATCCCACCACTACCTCTACTAAGCCAACAAGAACCACTGTCACTACTAAGCCAACAACTactacaacagcagctgcagGACATTTTGCCACCATTGCTTCTGTGAACCCTGCACCAAAAGACAGCAGGCAGCCTAATCCAGCAAAACCAAACCTGAAGGCTGCTTCTGAGCAGGCTGAGATCTTACAGGATGGAATGAAAAGTGGTCTGATAGCTGCCTTGGTATTTGGAGTGGTGTTCATGGCATTGGTGGTGGCCCTACAGAGCCAAAAGGTCATAGAGTCTTTCAAGCGAAGACATTACTCCAGGGTGGATTACCTGGTCAATGGGATGTATATTGATACATGA